A single Ketogulonicigenium vulgare WSH-001 DNA region contains:
- the rplQ gene encoding 50S ribosomal protein L17, producing MNHGSGYRKLNRTHEHRKAMFANMAGSLIEHEQIKTTLPKAKELKRVIDKLVTLGKRGDLHARRQADARLKQDIHVAKLFEILGPRYKDRNGGYVRVLKAGFRYGDMAPMAIIEFVDRDVAAKGAADRARLEAEDIVEA from the coding sequence ATGAACCATGGTAGTGGCTATCGTAAGCTGAACCGCACCCACGAACACCGCAAAGCGATGTTCGCAAACATGGCCGGCTCGTTGATCGAGCACGAGCAGATCAAAACGACTCTGCCCAAAGCCAAAGAATTGAAGCGCGTCATTGACAAGCTGGTGACCCTTGGCAAGCGCGGCGACCTGCACGCCCGCCGTCAGGCCGACGCCCGTCTGAAGCAAGACATCCACGTCGCCAAGCTGTTCGAAATCCTGGGCCCGCGCTACAAGGACCGTAACGGTGGTTACGTCCGGGTGCTGAAGGCTGGTTTCCGTTATGGCGACATGGCTCCGATGGCGATCATCGAGTTTGTCGACCGCGACGTCGCAGCCAAAGGCGCAGCAGACCGCGCCCGTCTGGAAGCCGAAGACATCGTCGAAGCATAA
- a CDS encoding autoinducer binding domain-containing protein, translating into MSLRIGIDKHIAQLEALSPGGIFYALHIRFGMPMLHYQSFPRGWTERYTEEAFALRDPIIAWGFSTIGTARWSEIDLPDPFNIMGQAREFGMIYGLSVSVGPMKSRTIASATRGDREFSDDEIAQFSGLISRLHDFTEPPRSLTEAQIEALRCIAEGDRHAAAAARLNISESALKARLTAARTALLARTTAEAIQRARDYRLL; encoded by the coding sequence ATGTCCCTGCGTATAGGTATTGATAAGCACATAGCCCAACTTGAAGCACTTTCGCCGGGTGGGATCTTCTACGCACTCCACATCCGGTTCGGAATGCCAATGCTGCATTATCAATCTTTCCCGCGGGGCTGGACAGAACGTTACACAGAGGAGGCCTTTGCACTACGCGATCCGATTATTGCTTGGGGGTTCAGCACGATCGGCACCGCGCGTTGGAGCGAAATCGACCTTCCCGACCCGTTCAATATTATGGGGCAGGCGCGGGAATTCGGCATGATCTATGGCCTGTCTGTTTCGGTCGGGCCTATGAAATCACGCACGATTGCATCGGCGACCCGCGGTGACCGCGAGTTTTCCGATGACGAGATCGCCCAATTTTCCGGTCTTATCAGCCGGCTTCACGACTTTACCGAGCCCCCCCGGTCATTGACCGAAGCGCAGATCGAGGCCTTGCGATGCATCGCTGAGGGAGATCGTCATGCAGCCGCTGCGGCACGCCTGAATATTTCTGAAAGCGCCTTGAAAGCGCGGCTGACAGCCGCACGGACCGCATTATTGGCCCGCACAACGGCCGAAGCCATTCAGCGGGCCAGAGACTACCGACTGCTGTGA